A section of the Microbacterium sp. MM2322 genome encodes:
- a CDS encoding threonine/serine exporter family protein encodes MGRRQFFTSLQALVRSPENSAPHTEMLPVIDDAFAVGVLDLGIRIGESMLASGAPASEVTLTIVRVAGVYGLDPVHVDVSYNSITVAHHRSGADRPITLMRVVRSQAPDHARLQRLQALVAEIRSGMPVDAARAEFRIVRRTPFAYHPPVIVGAQALLAVGVALMFGANWLVILLSFIAAGGAAVTQFLLGRAHVPFFFSQIAGAFVLTLIAAAAPGLEATGWSAAQDIRPTVIVASGIVLMLAGLTVVGAAQDAIDGFALTATGRILELTTQTLGVVLGILAGLETARVVGAGMDVPNDSLPFGALPLQFAGAALIAVSVTIYNGAGLRVVAVSVGLSVVAWAGYTAASTLGFDTAAASGVGAFVGSLVGIVAAYRLHVPSVAITTAAILPMVPGAAVFRGLLGVVESGQSTVTLLTGFTTLASAATVGIALAVGASLGIYVGQPLRASLGTVIRARARERS; translated from the coding sequence ATGGGACGACGCCAGTTCTTCACGTCGCTGCAGGCCCTCGTCCGCTCCCCCGAGAACTCGGCGCCGCACACCGAGATGCTGCCGGTGATCGACGACGCGTTCGCCGTCGGAGTGCTGGACCTCGGCATCCGGATCGGCGAATCGATGCTCGCCTCGGGAGCGCCCGCGAGCGAGGTGACCCTCACGATCGTCCGGGTCGCCGGCGTGTACGGGCTCGACCCGGTCCACGTCGACGTCAGCTACAACTCGATCACCGTCGCGCATCACCGCAGCGGCGCCGACCGCCCCATCACGCTCATGCGGGTCGTCCGCAGCCAGGCTCCCGACCACGCTCGCTTGCAGCGGTTGCAGGCCCTCGTCGCCGAGATCCGCAGTGGGATGCCCGTCGACGCCGCCCGCGCAGAGTTCCGCATCGTGCGTCGCACCCCGTTCGCGTACCACCCGCCGGTCATCGTCGGCGCGCAGGCGCTCCTCGCCGTCGGCGTCGCCCTGATGTTCGGGGCCAACTGGCTCGTGATCCTGCTCTCCTTCATCGCGGCGGGCGGCGCGGCGGTCACCCAGTTCCTCCTCGGCCGCGCCCACGTGCCCTTCTTCTTCAGCCAGATCGCGGGCGCTTTCGTCCTCACCCTCATCGCCGCCGCCGCACCCGGTCTCGAAGCGACCGGGTGGTCGGCGGCACAGGACATCCGCCCGACGGTCATCGTCGCGTCGGGCATCGTCCTGATGCTCGCCGGGCTCACGGTCGTCGGCGCGGCGCAGGACGCGATCGACGGGTTCGCCCTGACCGCGACGGGCCGCATCCTCGAACTCACCACTCAGACCCTCGGCGTCGTCCTGGGCATCCTCGCCGGCCTCGAGACGGCGCGGGTCGTCGGCGCGGGAATGGACGTCCCCAACGACTCCCTCCCCTTCGGAGCGCTTCCGCTCCAATTCGCGGGAGCCGCCCTCATCGCCGTCTCCGTGACGATCTACAACGGTGCGGGACTCCGCGTCGTCGCGGTCAGCGTCGGGTTGAGCGTGGTCGCGTGGGCCGGGTACACCGCGGCATCCACTCTCGGATTCGACACGGCGGCAGCGAGCGGCGTCGGTGCGTTCGTCGGCAGCCTCGTCGGGATCGTCGCCGCGTATCGCCTGCACGTGCCCTCCGTCGCGATCACGACGGCCGCCATCTTGCCGATGGTCCCGGGGGCGGCGGTATTCCGCGGTCTCCTCGGCGTCGTCGAGTCCGGGCAGAGCACGGTCACGCTGCTCACGGGCTTCACGACCCTCGCCTCGGCGGCGACCGTCGGGATCGCGCTGGCAGTCGGCGCGTCGCTCGGCATCTACGTCGGGCAACCCCTGCGCGCATCGCTCGGCACGGTCATCCGCGCCCGCGC
- a CDS encoding aspartate kinase yields the protein MALIVQKYGGSSVADAESIRRVAKRIVDARRGGNDVVVAVSAMGDTTDELLDLASQVSPLPAPRELDMLLSSGERISMALLAMAINSMGFEARSFTGSQAGMITDSSHGSARIVDVTPVRVREALDEGAIVIVAGFQGFSRDTRDITTLGRGGSDTTAVALAAALNADVCEIYSDVDGIFTADPRVVPKARKLATVTSEEMLELAANGAKVLYIRAVEFARRHGVMIHARSTFSSGVGTYVLGAGMTAPNHEEGEEMEEPIVTGVATDLSQAKITVVGVPDVPGKAADIFKIVAKSGANVDMIVQNVSAAATGRTDISFTLPKAEASTALRALSVEQSAVGFDRVVHDDQIGKLSVVGAGMRTHSGVSATLFEALSTTGVNIEMISTSEIRISVVVRGDDLAGAARVVHTAYGLDGDAEAVVHAGTGR from the coding sequence ATGGCCCTGATCGTCCAGAAATACGGCGGTTCGTCCGTCGCCGACGCCGAAAGCATCCGGCGCGTCGCGAAGCGGATCGTCGACGCCCGCCGCGGCGGCAACGACGTCGTCGTCGCCGTCAGCGCGATGGGCGACACGACCGACGAACTGCTCGACCTGGCCTCCCAGGTCTCGCCGCTGCCGGCGCCGCGCGAACTCGACATGCTGCTCTCCAGCGGTGAGCGCATCTCGATGGCTCTGCTGGCCATGGCCATCAACTCGATGGGCTTCGAAGCGCGCTCGTTCACCGGCAGCCAGGCCGGCATGATCACCGACAGCTCGCACGGATCCGCGCGGATCGTCGATGTCACCCCGGTCCGGGTGCGCGAGGCCCTCGATGAGGGTGCGATCGTCATCGTGGCGGGCTTCCAGGGCTTCAGCCGCGACACCCGCGACATCACCACGCTCGGTCGCGGGGGATCCGACACGACCGCGGTCGCACTCGCAGCCGCCCTCAACGCCGACGTCTGCGAGATCTACAGCGACGTCGACGGCATCTTCACCGCCGACCCGCGCGTCGTGCCGAAGGCGCGCAAGCTCGCGACCGTCACGTCCGAGGAGATGCTCGAACTCGCCGCCAACGGGGCGAAGGTGCTCTACATCCGCGCCGTCGAGTTCGCCCGACGTCACGGCGTCATGATCCATGCCCGCTCGACCTTCAGTTCGGGCGTCGGCACCTATGTTCTCGGTGCGGGGATGACCGCCCCAAACCACGAAGAGGGAGAAGAGATGGAAGAGCCCATCGTCACCGGTGTCGCCACCGACCTCAGCCAGGCCAAGATCACGGTCGTCGGCGTCCCCGACGTTCCCGGCAAGGCCGCCGACATCTTCAAGATCGTCGCGAAGTCCGGCGCGAACGTCGACATGATCGTGCAGAACGTGTCGGCCGCGGCGACCGGTCGCACCGACATCTCGTTCACCCTCCCCAAGGCCGAGGCGTCGACGGCACTGCGGGCCCTGTCGGTCGAACAGAGCGCGGTCGGATTCGACAGGGTCGTGCACGACGACCAGATCGGCAAGCTCTCGGTCGTCGGCGCCGGCATGCGCACGCACTCGGGTGTCTCCGCGACGCTGTTCGAGGCGCTGTCGACGACGGGCGTCAACATCGAGATGATCTCGACATCCGAGATCCGCATCTCGGTCGTGGTGCGCGGCGACGACCTCGCGGGCGCGGCCCGCGTCGTGCACACGGCCTACGGCCTCGACGGCGACGCCGAGGCCGTCGTCCACGCCGGCACCGGCCGCTGA
- a CDS encoding aspartate-semialdehyde dehydrogenase, producing the protein MTVFSESGFSVAVVGATGQVGTVMRDILVDRAFPIRELRLFATARSAGSTIEVDGREIVVEDIATADPTGIQIALFSAGATGSRAHAPRFAEAGAVVIDNSSAWRMDPEVPLVVSEVNPHAIEDLPKGIIANPNCTTMAAMPVLKPLHVEAGLVRLTVSTYQAVSGSGLAGAEELLGQVESVVAQGGAIGLVHDGAAVDFPEPQKYVAPIAFNVIPFAGSLVDDGDNETDEEKKLRNESRKILELPDLRVAGTCVRVPVFTGHSLSIHAEFDRDITPDRAREILADAAGVALADVPTPLAAAGADPSLVGRIRADQSAPEGKGLVLFISNDNLRKGAALNAVQIAELVAANLAARV; encoded by the coding sequence ATGACCGTCTTCTCCGAATCGGGATTCTCCGTCGCCGTCGTCGGCGCCACCGGCCAGGTCGGGACGGTGATGCGCGACATCCTCGTCGACCGGGCGTTCCCGATCCGTGAGCTGCGCCTGTTCGCCACGGCCCGCTCCGCCGGCTCGACCATCGAGGTCGATGGCCGCGAGATCGTCGTCGAGGACATCGCGACGGCAGACCCCACCGGCATCCAGATCGCCCTCTTCTCGGCGGGGGCCACCGGATCCCGCGCCCACGCTCCGCGCTTCGCCGAGGCCGGCGCGGTCGTCATCGACAACTCCAGCGCGTGGCGCATGGACCCCGAGGTGCCGCTCGTCGTCAGCGAGGTCAACCCGCACGCGATCGAGGACCTGCCCAAGGGGATCATCGCGAACCCGAACTGCACGACCATGGCGGCGATGCCGGTGCTGAAGCCGCTGCACGTCGAGGCGGGGCTGGTCCGGCTCACCGTCAGCACGTACCAGGCGGTCTCGGGCTCCGGCCTCGCCGGCGCCGAGGAGCTCCTGGGCCAGGTCGAGTCCGTGGTCGCCCAGGGCGGCGCCATAGGGCTCGTCCACGACGGTGCCGCGGTGGACTTCCCCGAGCCGCAGAAGTACGTCGCGCCGATCGCGTTCAACGTCATCCCGTTCGCCGGCAGCCTCGTCGACGACGGCGACAACGAGACCGACGAGGAGAAGAAGCTCCGCAACGAGAGCCGCAAGATCCTCGAGCTGCCCGACCTCCGTGTCGCCGGCACGTGCGTGCGCGTCCCCGTGTTCACGGGCCACTCGCTCTCGATCCACGCCGAGTTCGACCGCGACATCACCCCCGATCGTGCGCGCGAGATCCTCGCCGATGCGGCCGGTGTCGCCCTGGCCGACGTCCCGACCCCGCTCGCGGCGGCCGGAGCCGACCCGAGCCTCGTCGGACGCATCCGCGCCGACCAGTCCGCGCCCGAGGGGAAGGGCCTCGTGCTCTTCATCAGCAACGACAACCTCCGCAAGGGCGCAGCGCTCAACGCGGTCCAGATCGCTGAGCTCGTCGCGGCGAACCTGGCCGCCCGCGTCTGA
- a CDS encoding malate:quinone oxidoreductase encodes MTVTDKSGADDHAAENAAAASSASVSPTKTYDALLIGGGIMSATLGTLLQQLEPDWKIGVFERLSEVAQESSNAWNNAGTGHAALCELNYTPEASDGTIDPAKAIGINEQFQQSRQLWSALIEQGVLDEPATFINATPHMTFVRGEKDVAFLKKRYEVLKQQPLFAGIEYSEDSRVIHEWAPLLMKNRRKGEPFAATRVPAGTDVDFGALTRQLFAHLAEQGVDVETNREVRNLSRQKDGTWEVTYRHTVGKTPGKVSARFVFVGAGGWAIKLLQRSGIPEISGYGVFPIGGQWLKTSKPELVAQHKAKVYSQASVGAPPMSVPHLDTRVVDGEASLLFGPFATFSPKFLKNGRMTDIVAQVRPGNILPMLKVAIDNPGLIKYLVSELLKGHAKKVDSLRDFMPSARDEDWELLQAGQRAQVMKKDPKKGGVLQFGTEVVSSADGSIAGLLGASPGASTGASIMLGLLKTCFPDRIATWEPTLKTLIPTYGQTLNSAPETAHEVVQKTAAALQINV; translated from the coding sequence ATGACCGTGACTGACAAATCCGGAGCAGACGATCACGCAGCCGAGAACGCCGCAGCGGCCAGTTCCGCGTCCGTGAGTCCGACGAAGACCTATGACGCCCTGCTGATCGGCGGGGGCATCATGAGCGCCACCCTCGGGACCCTCTTGCAGCAGCTCGAGCCGGACTGGAAGATCGGTGTCTTCGAGCGGCTCTCGGAGGTCGCACAGGAGTCCTCGAACGCCTGGAACAACGCCGGCACGGGTCACGCGGCCCTTTGCGAGCTGAACTACACGCCCGAAGCCTCCGACGGCACGATCGATCCCGCGAAGGCCATCGGCATCAACGAGCAGTTCCAGCAGTCGCGGCAGCTGTGGAGTGCGCTCATCGAGCAGGGCGTCCTCGACGAGCCCGCCACCTTCATCAACGCAACCCCGCACATGACGTTCGTCCGCGGTGAGAAGGATGTCGCTTTCCTCAAGAAGCGCTACGAGGTCCTCAAGCAGCAGCCGCTGTTCGCCGGCATCGAATACTCCGAGGACTCGCGCGTCATCCACGAGTGGGCACCGCTGCTCATGAAGAACCGCCGCAAGGGCGAGCCCTTCGCGGCGACCCGCGTGCCGGCCGGCACCGACGTCGACTTCGGCGCCCTGACCCGCCAGTTGTTCGCCCACCTCGCCGAACAGGGTGTCGATGTCGAGACCAACCGCGAGGTGCGCAACCTCAGCCGCCAGAAGGACGGCACCTGGGAGGTCACCTACCGCCACACGGTCGGCAAGACGCCCGGCAAGGTCAGCGCCCGCTTCGTGTTCGTGGGCGCCGGCGGTTGGGCGATCAAGCTGTTGCAGCGTTCCGGCATCCCCGAGATCTCCGGCTACGGCGTCTTCCCGATCGGCGGTCAGTGGCTGAAGACCTCGAAGCCCGAGCTCGTCGCGCAGCACAAGGCGAAGGTCTACTCGCAGGCATCCGTCGGCGCGCCGCCCATGTCGGTGCCGCACCTCGACACCCGCGTCGTCGACGGTGAGGCGTCGCTCCTGTTCGGTCCGTTCGCGACGTTCAGCCCGAAGTTCCTGAAGAACGGCCGGATGACGGACATCGTCGCGCAGGTGCGTCCGGGCAACATCCTCCCGATGCTGAAGGTCGCGATCGACAACCCCGGTCTCATCAAGTACCTCGTCAGCGAGCTGCTGAAGGGGCACGCGAAGAAGGTCGACTCGCTCCGCGACTTCATGCCGAGCGCACGCGACGAGGACTGGGAGCTGTTGCAGGCCGGCCAGCGCGCGCAGGTCATGAAGAAGGACCCGAAGAAGGGCGGCGTACTGCAGTTCGGCACCGAGGTCGTCAGTTCCGCCGACGGCTCGATCGCCGGGCTCCTCGGCGCATCGCCGGGTGCCTCGACGGGCGCCTCGATCATGCTCGGCCTCCTCAAGACGTGCTTCCCCGACCGCATCGCGACGTGGGAGCCCACGTTGAAGACCCTGATCCCGACGTACGGGCAGACGCTGAACAGTGCACCCGAGACGGCGCACGAGGTCGTGCAGAAGACCGCAGCCGCCCTGCAGATCAACGTCTGA
- a CDS encoding thymidine kinase has translation MAKLYFRYGAMNSGKSTALLQAAFNYEERGQHVLLAKPEIDTKGADQISSRLGVERTVDFLIGPEDDARELFAVHRRRVQREAEAALVPDVQTDVACLLVDEAQFLQPEQIDDLLRVAVSDGIPVLAYGIRTDFQTRAFPGSARLMELAHSLEELKTICRCGSKALFNARLVGGRFVFDGDQVAIDELSPDRVTYESMCARCYLRESGERLR, from the coding sequence GTGGCGAAGCTCTACTTCCGCTACGGCGCGATGAATTCCGGCAAGTCGACGGCTCTGCTGCAGGCCGCGTTCAACTACGAGGAACGCGGCCAGCACGTGTTGCTGGCCAAGCCCGAGATCGATACGAAGGGCGCCGACCAGATCTCGAGCCGCCTGGGCGTCGAGCGAACGGTCGACTTCCTCATCGGACCCGAGGACGACGCCCGCGAGCTGTTCGCCGTGCATCGCAGGCGCGTGCAGCGAGAGGCCGAGGCGGCGCTCGTGCCGGACGTCCAGACGGATGTCGCATGCCTGCTCGTCGACGAGGCGCAGTTCCTGCAGCCGGAGCAGATCGACGACCTTCTGCGGGTCGCGGTGAGCGACGGCATCCCGGTGCTGGCCTACGGCATCCGCACCGACTTCCAGACCCGTGCGTTCCCCGGGTCGGCGCGACTCATGGAGCTCGCCCACAGCCTCGAAGAGCTCAAGACCATCTGCCGCTGCGGCAGTAAGGCGCTCTTCAACGCGCGCCTCGTGGGCGGCCGGTTCGTCTTCGACGGTGACCAGGTCGCGATTGACGAGCTGTCACCCGACCGGGTCACCTACGAGTCGATGTGCGCGCGCTGCTACCTGCGCGAGTCGGGGGAGCGGCTGCGCTGA
- a CDS encoding HAD-IIB family hydrolase, which yields MTSPRLVAFDLDDTLAPSKTAIDPRMGDLLLRLADRVEVAIISGGQLQQFQTQVVDRLPETDAATLARLHLMPTCGTQYYRLTEAGIETVYALSLTDDEKARALAAVEEEAKRLGLWESETWGPILEDRGSQITFSALGQSAPLEAKTAWDPTGEKKNTLRDAVAARIPDLEVRSGGSTSVDITHRGIDKSYGMKKLAEQTGISLDDMLFVGDRLDEHGNDYPVLAMGVTCHAVEGWEDTAEFLDELIPTLPAR from the coding sequence ATGACCTCTCCCCGCCTCGTCGCCTTCGACCTCGACGACACGCTCGCCCCGTCGAAGACGGCGATCGATCCCCGGATGGGCGACCTGCTTCTGCGACTCGCCGACCGGGTCGAGGTCGCCATCATCTCGGGCGGGCAGCTGCAGCAGTTCCAGACACAGGTGGTCGATCGCCTTCCCGAGACGGATGCCGCGACCCTCGCCCGCCTGCACCTCATGCCCACCTGCGGCACGCAGTACTACCGGCTCACCGAGGCCGGGATCGAGACGGTCTACGCCCTGTCGCTCACCGACGATGAGAAGGCCCGCGCCCTGGCCGCCGTTGAGGAGGAGGCGAAGCGCCTCGGCCTGTGGGAGAGCGAGACGTGGGGTCCGATCCTCGAGGACCGCGGCTCGCAGATCACCTTCTCCGCTCTCGGCCAGTCCGCTCCCCTCGAAGCCAAGACCGCGTGGGACCCGACGGGCGAGAAGAAGAACACCCTCCGCGACGCGGTGGCCGCCCGCATCCCGGATCTCGAGGTCCGCTCGGGCGGGTCGACGTCGGTCGACATCACTCACCGCGGTATCGACAAGTCGTACGGCATGAAGAAGCTCGCCGAGCAGACCGGGATCTCCCTCGACGACATGCTGTTCGTCGGCGACCGGCTCGACGAGCACGGCAACGACTACCCCGTCCTGGCGATGGGCGTCACCTGTCACGCCGTGGAGGGTTGGGAGGACACCGCAGAGTTCCTCGACGAGCTGATCCCTACCCTTCCCGCGCGCTGA
- a CDS encoding metallophosphoesterase encodes MRPAAQTALTTLGAVGAVGVAAGVWGVGIERYLFTLRRHELAVLPPGSPSVTVLHLSDAHMAPWQHRKQRWIADITDRVQPDLVINTGDNLGHPDGLHGLRTAFSPLRGVPGFFVHGSNDKIAPSARNPFKYFSGPSTDVEFTPSLDTDALDEFLTGLGETQIDNTAASVRIGGVRIDALGVDDAHRELDDLPAATAAFRALGDDTARVRLGVTHAPYRRVLDAFTDVGTDLLLAGHTHGGQVRIPFAKKALVSNCDIPLDQARGRSLWTHDGRSVPLNVSAGLGHSIYAPIRFGCRPEASVLVLRARRAADSPERQSAG; translated from the coding sequence GTGAGGCCCGCCGCACAGACCGCCCTCACTACGCTCGGCGCGGTGGGGGCGGTCGGCGTCGCCGCCGGTGTCTGGGGCGTCGGCATCGAGCGCTACCTCTTCACGCTGCGCAGGCACGAGCTCGCGGTCCTGCCCCCGGGCAGTCCGTCCGTGACGGTCCTCCACCTGTCGGACGCGCACATGGCGCCCTGGCAGCACCGCAAGCAGCGGTGGATCGCGGACATCACCGACCGCGTGCAACCCGACCTCGTCATCAACACGGGTGACAACCTCGGGCACCCCGACGGTCTTCATGGCCTCCGTACGGCCTTCTCCCCTCTCCGCGGCGTGCCGGGCTTCTTCGTCCACGGCTCGAACGACAAGATCGCCCCCAGTGCCCGCAACCCTTTCAAGTACTTCTCCGGGCCGTCCACGGATGTGGAGTTCACCCCGTCGCTCGACACGGACGCACTCGACGAGTTCCTCACCGGCCTCGGCGAGACCCAGATCGACAACACAGCGGCCAGCGTCCGAATCGGCGGAGTGCGCATCGACGCGCTCGGTGTCGACGACGCTCACCGCGAGCTCGACGACCTTCCTGCCGCCACGGCCGCGTTCCGTGCCCTGGGCGACGACACCGCCCGAGTTCGTCTGGGCGTCACCCACGCACCGTACCGACGGGTGTTGGACGCCTTCACGGATGTCGGCACCGACCTGCTCCTCGCCGGTCACACGCACGGCGGCCAGGTCCGCATCCCGTTCGCGAAGAAGGCACTCGTCTCGAACTGCGACATCCCCCTCGACCAGGCACGCGGTCGGAGCCTCTGGACCCACGACGGTCGGAGCGTCCCGCTGAACGTCAGCGCAGGCCTCGGACACTCGATCTACGCGCCCATCCGCTTCGGCTGTCGACCCGAGGCATCCGTCCTCGTCCTGCGGGCTCGACGTGCGGCCGATTCGCCCGAGAGGCAGTCGGCAGGGTAG
- a CDS encoding transglycosylase domain-containing protein, with protein sequence MPHSKRTATGVLGGLMGLVGLSTVAGLLVTATITPAIAVTGYSASSAIQMFEDMPSYLKIEKLMLPTTIYAKNSAGKDVKLTEFYDQNRIPVTFDQVAPAMYDAILSSEDKNFYTHGGIDLLGTLGALARNASSGSNRGGSSITQQYVKNVLQQTCEAQATDQDQVDACYKESTANQGTSGYQRKIQEMRYAIQLEKEYSKDQILIGYLNIAHFGGSAYGIGAAARHYFDTTPDKLTIAQAAAIAGMVQEPNVLRIDKPAGSTTAKDGTPLNGAGDGYKLTKVRQDYVLDRMLKDKKITQAEHDEAVAAPITPKITSRPQGCSEAKGSEFFCAYVTSIIRSDPAFGKTPEEGIAALRRGGLKIYTTLDTSLQKAANKAISVVPADVPYMNLGASGVQVEVGTGRVLSMVQNRPWSDQPDNVTNTQVNYNVRNKNGGGGHSAGSTYKVFSLINWMQQGHSVNEMVNGRVGKKTVETCDGNTETVWTGSGKAPDGSNKVNNFENNRGYTGTVARFTKDSLNSGFLSMAEKISVCSTNEVAGQLGVTWGDGTPLTEVPSYSADLPNRPYNVLGSSAVAPIDMANAYATIASNGTLCAAKAIDRVVDADGNERPIPDTKCERKLSEDVAATAAFVLQGVMTASGTGSGARTFDGVPIFGKTGIHEYIHTWMIGSSTKVTTAVWVGNVDAVKKNGKRVNVRLSEHVESGYKLSRIRNSIWPAMQRAANAEFGGGAFPKPSAELTKRSFAQLPSVIGLDVDAATERIEDAGFSVTVGDPVPSPEAEGTIVEQSPGAGRVVSGTTVTINPSDGEGVVVPGVSGTPQDATSALRAAGFTNVTQSCEDNGGAPDQGVVTGTDPAAGETVSRDTPITVNYQSKNCDGGEGDDSNKPGNGGNGPGNGNGP encoded by the coding sequence ATGCCCCACTCGAAACGTACGGCCACCGGTGTGCTCGGAGGCCTCATGGGCCTCGTCGGTCTCAGCACCGTGGCCGGTCTCCTCGTCACGGCGACCATCACTCCCGCGATCGCGGTGACCGGATATTCCGCGTCGAGCGCGATCCAGATGTTCGAGGACATGCCGAGCTACCTCAAGATCGAGAAGCTCATGCTGCCGACGACGATCTACGCGAAGAACAGCGCGGGCAAAGACGTCAAGCTCACCGAGTTCTACGACCAGAACCGCATCCCGGTGACCTTCGATCAGGTCGCTCCCGCGATGTACGACGCGATCCTCTCGAGTGAGGACAAGAACTTCTACACCCACGGCGGAATCGACCTCCTCGGCACCCTTGGTGCGCTAGCGCGGAACGCCAGCTCCGGCTCGAACCGCGGTGGATCCTCGATCACGCAGCAGTACGTCAAGAACGTGCTGCAGCAGACGTGCGAGGCCCAGGCCACCGATCAGGACCAGGTGGATGCCTGCTACAAGGAGTCCACGGCCAACCAGGGGACGTCGGGGTACCAGCGCAAGATCCAGGAGATGCGCTACGCGATCCAGCTCGAAAAGGAGTACTCGAAGGACCAGATCCTCATCGGGTATCTCAACATCGCTCACTTCGGGGGGTCGGCGTACGGGATCGGCGCCGCAGCGCGGCACTACTTCGACACCACTCCGGACAAGCTCACCATCGCTCAGGCCGCTGCGATCGCGGGCATGGTGCAGGAACCCAACGTGCTGCGCATCGACAAGCCGGCCGGGTCGACGACTGCCAAGGACGGTACGCCGCTCAACGGCGCAGGCGACGGCTACAAGCTGACGAAGGTCCGCCAGGACTACGTGCTGGACCGCATGTTGAAGGACAAGAAGATCACGCAGGCCGAGCACGACGAAGCCGTGGCCGCGCCGATCACGCCGAAGATCACGTCGCGTCCGCAGGGATGCTCCGAGGCGAAGGGTTCGGAGTTCTTCTGCGCCTACGTCACCTCGATCATCCGGAGCGACCCCGCCTTCGGCAAGACCCCGGAGGAAGGGATCGCCGCCCTCCGCCGAGGCGGGCTGAAGATCTACACGACGCTCGACACCTCCCTGCAGAAGGCCGCGAACAAGGCGATCAGCGTCGTGCCCGCCGATGTGCCGTACATGAACCTCGGCGCGTCCGGGGTGCAGGTGGAGGTCGGTACTGGCCGTGTCCTTTCCATGGTCCAGAACCGGCCGTGGAGCGACCAGCCCGACAACGTCACGAACACGCAGGTCAACTACAACGTCCGCAACAAGAACGGCGGCGGCGGTCACTCGGCCGGGTCGACGTACAAGGTCTTCAGCCTCATCAACTGGATGCAGCAGGGGCATTCGGTCAACGAGATGGTCAACGGACGCGTCGGCAAGAAGACGGTGGAGACGTGCGACGGGAACACCGAGACAGTCTGGACCGGTTCCGGCAAGGCGCCCGACGGCTCGAACAAGGTAAACAACTTCGAGAACAACCGCGGCTACACCGGCACCGTGGCGCGTTTCACCAAGGACTCCCTGAACTCCGGCTTCCTGTCGATGGCGGAGAAGATCTCGGTCTGCAGCACGAATGAGGTCGCAGGCCAGCTCGGCGTGACGTGGGGCGATGGGACACCTCTGACGGAGGTCCCGAGCTACTCGGCCGACCTGCCGAACCGGCCCTACAACGTCCTCGGTTCGTCCGCGGTCGCCCCGATCGACATGGCCAACGCGTACGCGACGATCGCCTCGAACGGAACGCTCTGCGCGGCCAAGGCCATCGACCGTGTGGTCGACGCCGACGGCAACGAGCGGCCGATCCCCGACACGAAGTGCGAACGGAAGCTCAGCGAAGACGTCGCCGCCACCGCCGCGTTCGTCCTCCAGGGCGTCATGACGGCGAGCGGAACCGGCAGCGGCGCCCGCACGTTCGACGGCGTGCCGATCTTCGGGAAGACGGGCATTCACGAATACATCCACACCTGGATGATCGGCTCCAGCACCAAGGTGACGACGGCCGTCTGGGTGGGCAACGTCGATGCGGTGAAGAAGAACGGCAAGCGTGTGAACGTGCGCCTCTCTGAGCATGTGGAGAGCGGATACAAGCTCTCCCGCATCCGAAACTCGATCTGGCCCGCCATGCAACGCGCCGCCAATGCGGAGTTCGGCGGCGGGGCGTTCCCGAAGCCGTCGGCGGAGCTGACGAAGCGTTCGTTCGCACAGTTGCCGAGCGTCATCGGGCTCGACGTGGACGCCGCGACCGAGCGGATCGAGGACGCCGGCTTCAGCGTCACGGTCGGCGACCCGGTGCCGTCCCCCGAGGCCGAAGGCACGATCGTCGAGCAGTCGCCCGGCGCCGGCCGCGTGGTGTCGGGAACGACGGTCACGATCAACCCCAGTGACGGGGAAGGCGTCGTCGTCCCGGGAGTCAGCGGTACCCCGCAAGACGCGACCTCCGCGCTCAGAGCCGCCGGATTCACGAACGTGACCCAGAGCTGCGAGGACAACGGGGGCGCCCCGGACCAGGGCGTCGTCACAGGGACGGATCCGGCCGCCGGTGAGACCGTGTCTCGCGACACCCCGATCACCGTCAACTACCAGTCGAAGAACTGCGACGGCGGCGAGGGCGACGACAGCAACAAGCCCGGCAACGGCGGCAACGGCCCCGGCAACGGCAACGGCCCGTGA
- a CDS encoding DUF4177 domain-containing protein gives MITWEYMTTPLLIHNTAAILNSWGKQGWELVQVVTGPEGGLVGYFKRPSGGDGSANAGLGAAAVAARQFGEG, from the coding sequence ATGATCACGTGGGAGTACATGACCACGCCCCTGCTCATCCACAACACCGCCGCCATCCTCAACAGCTGGGGCAAGCAGGGGTGGGAGCTCGTGCAGGTGGTGACCGGTCCCGAAGGCGGCCTCGTCGGCTACTTCAAGCGCCCCTCGGGTGGTGACGGCTCCGCGAACGCCGGGCTGGGTGCTGCGGCGGTCGCCGCACGTCAGTTCGGTGAGGGCTGA